In Solanum lycopersicum chromosome 3, SLM_r2.1, the genomic stretch AGCATTGTATTTAAACTAACAGCACAATGAgtaacaaccatccaaacaatGTTAGGAGTATGTTGTTTACGTAATAACATTGTatttaaactaacaatataATGAGTAACAACCATCTAAACAAGTTAGGAGTATGTAGTTTGTGTAACAACCTGTATATGAACCTAGGGTGTAGTTTCTAGCAGCCTCAACGTGTTTATTCCATTCATTTAACCGAAACGCCTGAAACCAAGTTTGATTGCAGCTGGTTTGTTTAAATATTGAGCATGATAGTAGATAATGGTGAAATGATCTTAAGTGGAGCATCATCATCAAGATGATTCGTCTAGTCGACCCTAACTTGCTTGTGATCGATGAATAATGGTAGATTGGTAGTTGTTGCATAGATAATCATAGGGAAAACTGATTCAACTGGTCAAATTATGAATCCAAGTGAGATGCTGAGAGTGGATTTGAAAGTGATATTAGATTCAATAAGTACATTGAAGCATGTATAAGTTCCAGGATTAGAAAAGAACTCTTTTTGAGGGTGTGGGAGGCAGCTTAGATTGGAGTTCAGATTAAGGGTTGATGTTAGGCTGGCATCTCAGCTTTAGAAGAGTTTTTAATGATGAGGCGGAAGAAATTGATGAGCTTTGGAGTTCATTGGATAACATCAGCATTGCCGCAAGAAAAATGGAATCAATAGTATGGACTGCTAGTAAAAGTAAGAAATTTAGTGTGAAGAGTTTTTACAAGCTGTTGGAAAGGCAGATTGATTTGGTGGAAGAGAACTGGCTATGTGAGATGTTTTGGAAGACTAGAGCTTCTCCCAAAGCAGTTTGTTTTAGATGGATAGCAGCCAAGAACTCATGCTTCACTCAAGACGTGTTGCAACAGAGACTTTTCTTTTATGCAATAGATGCTTCCTATGTGAACCCCCCCGCCAACACACACACTCAAGAATCTGCTTATTCAGTGTGGACGGTGTACACAAATCTATGTGGGATGAATGGACAATTCCACTCAATATGAGGAACTTGTTGGAATACCGGCCACATCCGAGGGTTGACTAGCAAGGGAAATCTGGAGAACTATCGCTTTTATGTATAACGTGGATGGTCTGGTTGGAAAGAAATAGGAAGTGTTTTGGAGGCCAAAAAGTCATatctgttaaaaaaaattagacgtTTGTTGAATCTTTTTTGCCTTGTGCAAGGGTAGGACAACCGACAATTTTTGGCAATTTCTAGATTTCGTGAATATgctaaattgaaattgtaacaACTTCCCTTCTTGGTACTGATTAGTAAAATTATCTTACCTTTTATAGACACCAGGTTATTTGGTACTTCCAAGTAAATGTATCTTTGGCTACTTGCCTGTATAGGTTCTGCGAATTTTCTGAAGGTTAAGTAATTACATAGCAAATTGGATGCAATGGGCAATATTGTCTCTTATTGTTGGATCGTACTTTTGCAGGGATTTGATATCACAGATTATCCCGGACAGTGTGCGATGACAACTGTCTACCCAATGCCATTCTACTTGAACGACCCTAAGAATGTTGACATGATGACAGATTATGCTGGAAAAGCACTTAGGCAATACAATGATGAAAAGGTATACTATAGATGCACTTTCTTTGTCTTTCCTGATTGTCCTTTTCCTTCGTTTTCTCTTCTGTATCTCTAATAAAATAACTTGACTGATTTTTAGGGCACCAATTACAAGGTCAATGACATTTTGAAAGTGAATGGAGGTGGTTGTCGTGACTTCATCTTCTATATTACCTTTTCTGTTAAAACACGTGATGATAAGGATGACATTTTTCAAGCAAAAGTTGTGAAAGATTTAAGATACCGCTTGCAGTTTCCGTTGGTCAGGCCAAAGGTAAAAGCTTTTATTGGTTAAGTCTCTTATCAGCACCATTATGTCattcattatatttcttctgACATTGTTAGTGTGCTGATATTTCTTTATGTGCTTTCAAGCATGTTTTGATTATAACCAGAGTCTTAACAGAATCATGTGTTCTATGAGATTAGGCTGTTGTACCACAAAATCAGTAATCATGTATCCGAGTGGATATCAGAGTTGCTTTATTGTGATTATGTTATTAGTGTGTTTGGGTAAATTTAACCGATAGTACATGTTATCTTCCCTTTGCCAatgatctttttaattttttttatgaatagcTACAACAATTTTGAAGGGCAATGAAAACAGCACTACTGAGAAGTTATTAAGTTGTAGGCAACCTTTGCTTTTACCTCATATGAACatgtcataaaaataataattcaggACTACTTTTTTTCTCTTAGCACTGCTTTGTATAATTTACAATACTTTCTGTCGACCTATTTCCGTGATTGTCTGCATTTTCCTTTGACAAAAGAAGAATTCAGTGGATGTGGCATGGTTGTAGTAGTGCATGTAGACTCTGTGCAACTGATAATAAATTCAGCACATCACCAGGTACACAAATAGAATTAGGCTAGACAGACCTCACCTTAAGGAAGTTAAGTGTTTGGGTAACTAGATTCTTAGAGAGCGGTGATGCTCCAGTAGTTCCTAAATTGGCGAAGAATCTCTAGTCTGAAACATGAGTTCTCTGAGTCGAAAACCTCCATTGCCTTTTCTCCGTCTTTCCACCAATCTTTtgcattttcttttatcatctCCATTGAGATGTACAGGCAGATTTGGCGTTCTATTACAAGGAAGAGCTTTTCTGTTTAATAGAGATTTTTAGGAGATTGGTTGCAATGAAGTCTCTGATTAATAATCAACAATGATCTTTGAGGTCTAATCGCATTGTTTGGTTGTTGTTATTGCTTCCATATTTGTATCCCCTCCCCTTTTCAAACTGTTTGGCAAAGCTTAGTTCAGCTCTATTAAAAACAACCTCTCTATATCTGCGAGGTAGGGGTAAGAT encodes the following:
- the LOC101267389 gene encoding UPF0725 protein At4g29550; its protein translation is MVFSDEVNDTSSPIRPTYSQYDSDEDFCPYYPQKMDKAVWEKYYQQVKESEGFDITDYPGQCAMTTVYPMPFYLNDPKNVDMMTDYAGKALRQYNDEKGTNYKVNDILKVNGGGCRDFIFYITFSVKTRDDKDDIFQAKVVKDLRYRLQFPLVRPKPKKASNMP